Proteins encoded by one window of Rattus rattus isolate New Zealand chromosome 10, Rrattus_CSIRO_v1, whole genome shotgun sequence:
- the LOC116911173 gene encoding LOW QUALITY PROTEIN: intelectin-1a-like (The sequence of the model RefSeq protein was modified relative to this genomic sequence to represent the inferred CDS: substituted 1 base at 1 genomic stop codon) yields MTQLGFLLFLIVATRGGSAAKEDPEINKGTHSFFDSLFRSCKEIKEENTRAQDGLYFLRTKNGVIYQTFCDMTTAGGGWTLVASVHENNMGGKCTVGDRWSSQQGNRADYPEGDGNWANYNTFGSAEGATSDDYKNPGYFDIQAENLGIWHVPNNSPLHNWRNSSCXGAAPSLASLQHLGHNLFGLYQKYPVKYGVGKCWTDNGPALPVVYDFGDAQKTASYYSPYGQKEFTAGFVQFRVYNNERAASALCAGMKVTGCNSEAHCIGGGGFFPEGNPRQCGDFGAFDWNGYGTHTGYSSSREITEAAVLLFYR; encoded by the exons ATGACCCAACTcggctttctgctgtttctcaTCGTTGCCACCAGAGGGGGCAGTGCGG CTAAAGAGGACCCGGAAATCAACAAAGGGACCCATTCTTTCTTTGACTCTCTGTTCAGAAGCTGCAAGGAAATCAAGGAGGAGAACACAAGGGCTCAAG ATGGCCTCTATTTCCTGCGCACGAAGAATGGTGTCATCTACCAGACCTTCTGTGACATGACCACTGCAGGTGGTGGCTGGACCCTGGTGGCTAGCGTGCATGAGAACAACATGGGTGGGAAGTGCACAGTGGGCGATCGCTGGTCCAGTCAGCAAGGCAACAGAGCAGATTACCCAGAGGGGGATGGCAATTGGGCCAACTACAACACCTTTGGGTCTGCAGAGGGTGCCACAAGTGATGACTACAAG AACCCTGGCTACTTCGACATCCAGGCTGAGAACCTGGGCATCTGGCACGTGCCCAACAATAGCCCCCTGCACAACTGGAGGAACAGCTCCTGCTGAGGTGCCGCACCTTCACTGGCTTCCCTGCAGCATCTGGGCCATAATCTGTTTGGCCTCTACCAG AAGTATCCGGTGAAATATGGAGTAGGAAAGTGTTGGACTGACAATGGCCCAGCGTTACCTGTGGTCTATGACTTTGGTGATGCTCAGAAGACTGCCTCTTATTATTCCCCCTATGGCCAGA aGGAATTCACTGCAGGATTTGTTCAGTTCAGAGTGTATAATAATGAGAGAGCGGCCAGTGCCTTGTGTGCTGGCATGAAGGTCACTGGATGCAATTCTGAAGCT CACTGCATCGGTGGAGGAGGATTCTTTCCAGAAGGTAACCCCAGGCAGTGTGGAGACTTCGGGGCGTTTGATTGGAACGGATACGGAACTCACACTGGGTACAGCAGTAGCCGGGAGATAACTGAAGCAGCCGTGCTTCTGTTCTATCGCTGA
- the LOC116911286 gene encoding macrophage migration inhibitory factor-like — MPMFIMNTNVPRASVPEEFLSELTQQLAQATGKPAQYIAVHVVPDQLMTFSSTNNPCALCSLHSIGKIGGTQNRNSSKLLCGLLSDRLHISPDRVYINYYDMNAANVGWNGSTFA; from the coding sequence ATGCCTATGTTCATCATGAACACCAATGTTCCCCGTGCCTCCGTGCCAGAGGAGTTTCTCTCCGAACTCACCCAGCAGCTGGCGCAGGCCACCGGCAAGCCGGCACAGTACATCGCAGTGCACGTGGTCCCGGACCAGCTCATGACTTTTAGCAGCACGAACAACCCCTGCGCCCTCTGCAGCCTGCACAGCATCGGCAAGATCGGTGGCACCCAGAACCGCAACTCCAGCAAGCTGCTGTGCGGCCTGCTGTCCGATCGCCTGCACATCAGCCCGGACCGGGTCTACATCAACTATTACGACATGAACGCAGCCAACGTGGGCTGGAACGGTTCCACCTTCGCTTGA